One region of Syntrophobacter fumaroxidans MPOB genomic DNA includes:
- a CDS encoding PEP/pyruvate-binding domain-containing protein, with amino-acid sequence MLKFFEMFRKNRLLQAESPEKAAFQYKYKHFQNLLAGNSRALEIMTELEQTCYGPKPFALDDVVDRTASLVSRVYDIVEDLNALAGGAFPGLFDALERVGESIRKELTRKKGPEETSLTIPLQHLSLDRVSEVGGKAANLGEVYNRIHLPVPRGFAVTAHACSLFLESNDLFKRSGGILKGLDVENTSRLLECSREIRAAIVNAVLPAELERCLKEEVAALTAEFGSGIGFAVRSSATSEDSEASFAGQHSTVLGVGRDRIVQAYKEVVASTFNPRAVYYRRTKGYPDEYVIMSVLCVVMVDAGAGGVMYTRDPNNPGRDVLMINAVWGLGVGAVDGSAATDFFEVDKKDRRLLASHVAEKPTRFVIGPDWKPEEQPVPEELRSKACLNPDQLMLLAEYGLTIESHYGVPMDIEWALDSRGRLILLQARPLNVELTGIRGEPATADQEPGSIERAVAAHAVLLRGGMTASRGKASGFAYVLNSDHNLLNVPEGAILIARQTSPRYVAILGRARAIVTDVGSVTGHMAAVAREFGVPALVGTGNATEVIGHGEEVTVDATNRMVFKGRVESILGRKRQVNPMKGSPVYRIAHSVLKRIAVLNLVDPKSDQFSPEGCQTLHDIIRFAHEASMREMFRISDDLDVNRSFAVRIKAPLPMKIFAVDLGNGLSIQRGTPEARVEDVASVPFRALLQGMTRPDVRWIGPVDVNWKGFAAIVTESIFSDPTLDDRMGGPNYVVISGEYLNFNSRLGYHFAVVDSYCGENVNDNYITFSFKGGAADIGRRSRRALLITKILKRLGFKTEIKGDLVRGELKKFQSGVIEEKLDMIGRLLGAVRLLDMVLSDDGHIDWYVEEFFKGNYTFQRPLRQKT; translated from the coding sequence ATGTTGAAATTTTTTGAAATGTTTCGAAAGAATCGGCTGCTTCAGGCGGAATCGCCGGAAAAGGCCGCTTTTCAGTATAAGTACAAGCATTTTCAAAACCTTCTGGCTGGGAACTCCCGCGCCCTGGAGATAATGACCGAGCTGGAACAGACCTGCTACGGTCCAAAGCCTTTTGCGCTGGACGACGTCGTTGATCGGACGGCAAGCCTGGTGTCACGCGTCTACGATATCGTTGAAGACCTGAACGCGCTTGCCGGTGGTGCTTTTCCGGGGCTGTTCGATGCCCTTGAACGCGTCGGGGAGAGCATCCGCAAGGAATTGACCAGGAAGAAGGGCCCGGAGGAGACAAGCCTCACCATTCCCTTGCAGCACCTGAGCCTGGATCGTGTTTCGGAAGTGGGGGGAAAGGCGGCGAACCTCGGCGAGGTCTATAACCGGATTCATCTTCCCGTACCGCGAGGCTTTGCCGTGACGGCTCACGCATGTTCACTGTTCCTGGAGTCCAACGACCTTTTCAAGAGGTCTGGCGGGATCTTGAAGGGATTGGACGTCGAGAACACTTCGCGGCTGCTCGAGTGTAGTCGGGAAATCAGGGCGGCGATCGTAAACGCGGTTTTGCCCGCCGAGCTCGAACGATGCCTGAAGGAAGAAGTCGCCGCCCTCACCGCCGAATTCGGTTCGGGCATAGGGTTTGCCGTGCGCAGCAGCGCCACCAGCGAGGATTCGGAGGCGAGCTTTGCCGGTCAGCATTCAACGGTTCTGGGGGTGGGCAGGGATCGGATCGTGCAAGCCTACAAGGAAGTCGTCGCCAGCACCTTTAACCCGCGAGCGGTTTATTATCGTCGCACCAAGGGGTATCCGGACGAATACGTCATAATGAGCGTGTTGTGCGTGGTCATGGTGGATGCCGGGGCCGGCGGCGTGATGTACACGCGCGATCCGAACAATCCGGGCCGGGATGTGTTGATGATCAACGCCGTCTGGGGGCTCGGAGTGGGCGCGGTGGATGGGTCGGCGGCCACTGATTTCTTCGAGGTGGACAAGAAGGACCGGCGGCTTCTGGCTTCCCATGTCGCGGAAAAGCCGACCAGGTTCGTGATCGGTCCCGACTGGAAGCCGGAGGAGCAGCCGGTGCCGGAAGAGCTGCGGAGCAAGGCGTGCCTCAATCCCGATCAGTTGATGCTGTTGGCAGAGTATGGCCTGACCATAGAATCCCATTACGGGGTGCCCATGGACATCGAATGGGCACTGGACAGCCGCGGCAGGCTGATTCTTCTCCAGGCCCGCCCGCTCAACGTGGAGCTCACCGGCATACGTGGCGAACCGGCGACGGCGGACCAGGAGCCGGGGTCGATCGAACGTGCCGTGGCCGCGCATGCCGTTTTGCTGCGGGGCGGCATGACGGCCTCGCGAGGCAAGGCGAGCGGATTCGCTTACGTACTGAATTCGGATCACAACCTGCTCAACGTTCCCGAAGGCGCAATCCTTATCGCCAGGCAGACCTCGCCGCGCTACGTGGCCATCCTCGGGAGAGCGCGGGCAATCGTGACCGACGTCGGGAGCGTGACGGGCCACATGGCCGCGGTGGCGAGAGAGTTCGGAGTCCCCGCGCTGGTCGGTACCGGCAACGCCACGGAAGTCATCGGCCACGGGGAGGAAGTCACGGTCGACGCCACCAACCGGATGGTCTTCAAGGGAAGAGTGGAAAGCATCCTCGGCCGCAAGCGGCAGGTCAACCCGATGAAGGGAAGCCCCGTTTACAGGATCGCCCACTCAGTGCTCAAGAGGATCGCGGTGTTGAATCTGGTCGATCCCAAAAGCGACCAGTTTTCTCCGGAAGGCTGCCAGACGTTGCACGACATCATCCGGTTCGCCCACGAAGCGTCCATGCGGGAAATGTTCCGGATCAGCGACGATCTGGATGTGAACCGGTCTTTTGCCGTGCGTATCAAGGCTCCTCTGCCGATGAAAATCTTCGCCGTTGACCTGGGAAACGGGCTTTCCATCCAGCGCGGAACTCCCGAGGCACGGGTGGAGGATGTCGCTTCCGTCCCCTTTCGGGCACTGCTGCAGGGAATGACAAGGCCCGACGTGCGCTGGATCGGCCCGGTGGACGTCAACTGGAAAGGCTTCGCGGCCATAGTGACGGAATCGATCTTCAGCGATCCCACGCTTGACGATCGCATGGGGGGACCGAACTATGTGGTGATCTCGGGTGAATACCTGAACTTCAATTCCCGGCTGGGCTATCATTTTGCGGTTGTGGATTCCTATTGCGGCGAAAACGTCAATGACAACTACATCACCTTCTCGTTCAAAGGCGGGGCGGCGGATATCGGGCGCCGCTCCCGGAGGGCACTGCTCATCACCAAGATTCTCAAGCGGCTGGGATTCAAGACGGAAATAAAGGGCGACCTGGTTCGCGGTGAGCTCAAGAAGTTCCAGAGCGGCGTCATCGAGGAAAAGCTCGATATGATCGGAAGGCTCCTGGGAGCCGTGAGGCTCCTGGACATGGTGCTCTCCGACGACGGCCACATCGACTGGTACGTCGAAGAGTTCTTCAAAGGCAACTACACGTTTCAGAGGCCGCTCCGGCAGAAGACGTGA
- a CDS encoding Fur family transcriptional regulator, giving the protein MNGMDDTGFISILREHGLQVTYQRLAIYQALYHSKEHPSAEEIHQQVGRRFSMISLGTVYKTLERFSEAGLIDKINPVAEVARYDANLMPHHHFVCVQCQAIYDLEGVSDDESPMRLDGYEDFKVLKRQVILRGYCPKCRPRGTES; this is encoded by the coding sequence ATGAACGGCATGGATGATACGGGTTTCATTTCAATACTGAGGGAACACGGACTGCAGGTCACGTACCAGCGGTTGGCCATTTATCAGGCACTGTACCATTCGAAGGAACATCCCAGCGCGGAGGAGATTCACCAGCAGGTGGGGCGGCGTTTTTCCATGATCTCGCTGGGTACGGTATACAAGACGCTGGAACGCTTCAGCGAAGCCGGTCTGATCGACAAAATCAACCCCGTGGCCGAAGTGGCGCGCTACGACGCGAACCTGATGCCGCATCATCATTTTGTCTGCGTGCAATGCCAGGCGATCTACGACCTCGAGGGCGTGTCCGACGATGAATCTCCGATGCGACTCGATGGGTATGAGGATTTCAAGGTCCTCAAGAGGCAGGTGATCTTGAGGGGTTACTGCCCGAAATGCCGGCCCCGGGGGACGGAATCCTGA
- a CDS encoding cob(I)yrinic acid a,c-diamide adenosyltransferase, producing the protein MATRKVDTLHPRLEVTHLKPSKRVGLIVVLTGYGKGKTSSAVGMAVRACGHGMKVCMIQFMKGDIYTGEWDGIDKMDCDVELIRTGMGFCGIKGNPYPHPVHREAAQQALRLAREKLDSGGCDLLVLDEINNALHLNLLDLDQVLDLLHRKPPLTHLVLTGRDAHPDVMELADTVSEVREIKHAYRKDIEAQPGIDY; encoded by the coding sequence ATGGCGACCCGGAAAGTCGACACGCTGCACCCCCGGCTCGAAGTGACTCACTTGAAGCCCTCGAAGAGAGTCGGATTGATCGTGGTACTCACCGGGTACGGCAAGGGCAAGACGTCCTCCGCCGTCGGGATGGCGGTTCGTGCTTGCGGCCACGGGATGAAGGTGTGCATGATTCAGTTCATGAAAGGCGACATCTACACGGGGGAATGGGATGGAATCGACAAGATGGATTGTGACGTGGAGTTGATCCGCACCGGCATGGGGTTTTGCGGCATAAAAGGAAACCCTTATCCGCACCCCGTCCACCGGGAGGCCGCTCAGCAGGCGCTCCGGCTGGCCCGGGAAAAGCTCGATTCGGGGGGCTGCGACCTTCTGGTCCTCGACGAGATCAACAACGCCCTTCACCTGAATCTGCTCGATCTCGATCAGGTGCTGGACCTCCTGCATCGCAAACCACCCCTCACCCATCTTGTCCTGACCGGCAGGGACGCTCACCCCGACGTCATGGAACTGGCCGACACGGTGAGCGAGGTCAGGGAGATCAAGCACGCCTACCGCAAAGATATCGAAGCACAACCCGGCATCGATTACTGA
- a CDS encoding trans-sulfuration enzyme family protein, whose protein sequence is MMKDDERLRRMGKHTKAIHGGGLEKKVYGEISVPIFQTSTFGFPSAAEGAARFAGESDGYIYTRLNNPTANALEEAMTLLEGGFAAIASSTGMAAVTTTLLTFLSQGDHVVATDSIYGASRMALQFEFARFGIGATFVDSSSTANIERAIGRNTKVIFLETPTNPTMAVSDIRAAAELARARGAILVVDNTFAGPYLQRPLELGADIVVESLTKFINGHSDVLGGMVVTRNEELHAQIKRMFTLFGGTIDPHQAWLILRGLKTLPLRVEKAQDNAGRLARFLSGHPKVTWLRYPGLPDHPQHEVARRQMEGFGSMMSFGVKNGLEGGITLMNAVHLITLAVSLGGIDSLIEHPASMTHAAIPREERERAGIRDELVRLSVGCEDFEDLRADLEHALSCIP, encoded by the coding sequence ATGATGAAAGACGACGAACGCCTCCGTCGGATGGGGAAACACACGAAGGCCATCCATGGCGGCGGCCTCGAGAAGAAGGTTTACGGGGAGATTTCGGTTCCCATTTTCCAGACCTCCACGTTCGGCTTCCCGAGCGCCGCGGAAGGGGCCGCTCGTTTCGCGGGAGAGAGTGACGGCTACATCTACACCCGGCTGAACAACCCGACGGCGAACGCGCTGGAAGAAGCCATGACCCTGCTGGAAGGCGGATTTGCCGCCATCGCCTCCTCCACCGGCATGGCCGCCGTCACCACGACGCTGCTCACGTTCCTTAGCCAGGGAGACCACGTCGTGGCCACCGACTCGATCTACGGGGCATCCCGGATGGCCCTGCAGTTCGAATTTGCCCGGTTCGGCATTGGGGCGACCTTTGTGGACAGCTCTTCGACAGCCAACATCGAGCGTGCGATTGGCCGAAACACGAAGGTGATCTTTTTGGAAACGCCCACCAATCCGACCATGGCCGTTTCCGATATCCGTGCGGCGGCGGAACTGGCCCGCGCCCGGGGCGCCATCCTCGTAGTGGACAACACGTTCGCCGGTCCGTATCTCCAGCGCCCCCTGGAACTGGGCGCGGACATCGTCGTGGAAAGCCTCACCAAGTTCATCAACGGCCACAGTGATGTCCTGGGCGGTATGGTCGTGACCCGGAATGAAGAACTCCACGCGCAGATCAAGAGGATGTTCACCCTGTTTGGAGGCACCATCGATCCCCATCAGGCATGGCTCATCCTGCGCGGCCTGAAAACCCTGCCGTTGAGGGTGGAAAAGGCGCAGGACAATGCCGGCCGGCTTGCCCGGTTCCTCAGCGGGCATCCGAAGGTGACCTGGCTGCGCTACCCTGGCCTGCCGGATCATCCGCAACACGAGGTTGCGAGGCGACAAATGGAAGGGTTCGGCTCCATGATGTCTTTTGGGGTGAAAAACGGCCTGGAGGGCGGGATCACACTGATGAACGCCGTACACCTGATCACGCTCGCGGTTTCCCTCGGCGGGATCGACTCGCTCATCGAACATCCCGCGTCGATGACTCACGCCGCCATTCCCAGGGAGGAACGGGAGCGGGCCGGAATTCGTGACGAGCTGGTGCGCCTCTCGGTCGGGTGCGAAGACTTTGAGGATCTGCGCGCGGACCTTGAGCACGCGCTGAGTTGCATTCCCTGA
- a CDS encoding TRAP transporter large permease subunit, producing MRALSLISGAGEGIVVATFLLLTAMPLVDLLGRPLANFHIPGASTYTQQLTFCLTFLGGLLATWTGKHLTLSTAALLPEGRVRRTAEYLASCTAAVVTAVLTYAGVGVVLAERQQGQKLSFGLPVWISESVMPIALGLMALVYIYRSSRGWPGRVGVAAIVGAVFALGLISPAHSIAWLLGGLLLAATLVGSPVFAAMSGMGLILFWRDATPVAAVSAEIYRLIASPTLPAIPLLTAIGFVLAETRAPHRLVRFFHAIFGFMPGGVAVLVAAVCALFTAFTGGSGVTIIALGGLVYPILIEDGYSERFSLGLVTAAGSLGLLFPPSLPVILYSVVAKIPADQLFLAGLAPGLLLLLLVAAHGINVGRKLESRRQPFVWREALAATWEAKWELSIPVVMLLMFATGIASLLETSAFACAYTIFIACFIQRDLHPFKQLPRVLVSAAVLVGAVLTLLSCAMGLTSYLVDAQIPDRLLGFVKTHIESPLVFLLALNLLLLVLGSVLEIFSAIIVLTPLIVPLGVAFGIHPVHLGVIFLANLELGFLFPPVGLNLFLSSSRFGKPMVELYRDVLPLLVILGIGVLLITYAPVLSLGIPRLLGFF from the coding sequence TTGAGAGCGCTTTCACTCATCAGTGGCGCGGGTGAAGGGATTGTCGTCGCCACCTTCCTGCTGCTCACCGCAATGCCCCTGGTGGACCTGCTCGGACGCCCGCTCGCCAACTTCCATATTCCCGGCGCCTCCACCTACACCCAGCAACTCACGTTCTGCCTCACATTTCTGGGCGGGCTCCTGGCCACCTGGACGGGGAAGCATTTGACGCTTTCGACCGCGGCGCTACTCCCGGAGGGGCGCGTTCGCCGGACGGCAGAGTACCTGGCTTCGTGTACCGCTGCGGTGGTCACGGCAGTCCTGACCTATGCCGGCGTCGGCGTGGTTTTGGCCGAGCGGCAGCAGGGGCAGAAACTGTCCTTCGGCCTGCCGGTCTGGATCAGCGAGAGCGTGATGCCCATCGCGCTGGGTCTGATGGCCCTGGTGTATATTTATCGGTCTTCGCGGGGCTGGCCGGGGCGTGTCGGTGTGGCCGCGATCGTGGGAGCGGTCTTCGCCCTGGGGCTGATTTCCCCGGCGCATTCCATCGCGTGGCTCTTGGGCGGCCTGTTGCTGGCGGCAACGTTGGTCGGGTCCCCTGTCTTCGCCGCCATGTCGGGCATGGGATTGATTCTTTTCTGGCGGGACGCCACACCGGTTGCGGCGGTCAGCGCCGAAATCTACCGATTGATCGCCTCGCCGACTCTGCCCGCTATCCCTCTGTTGACGGCCATCGGCTTCGTGCTCGCGGAAACCCGGGCGCCGCATCGCCTGGTGCGCTTTTTCCACGCGATTTTCGGATTCATGCCCGGAGGCGTCGCGGTGCTTGTCGCCGCCGTCTGCGCGCTCTTCACCGCCTTCACGGGGGGCTCGGGCGTCACCATCATCGCGCTGGGAGGCCTCGTTTACCCGATCCTGATCGAGGACGGCTATTCGGAGCGGTTCTCCCTGGGCCTCGTCACCGCGGCGGGCAGCCTGGGGCTCCTGTTCCCGCCGAGTCTTCCGGTCATCCTCTACAGCGTCGTGGCGAAGATCCCTGCCGATCAGTTGTTTCTCGCCGGCCTGGCGCCCGGCTTGCTGCTTCTTTTGCTGGTGGCGGCTCACGGCATCAACGTCGGGCGCAAGCTCGAATCGCGCCGACAGCCGTTCGTGTGGCGCGAAGCGCTGGCCGCTACCTGGGAAGCCAAGTGGGAGCTCTCCATTCCGGTGGTGATGCTGCTCATGTTCGCCACCGGCATCGCTTCTCTCCTGGAGACGTCCGCCTTCGCCTGCGCCTACACCATTTTCATTGCCTGTTTCATTCAGCGGGATCTGCACCCGTTCAAGCAGTTGCCGCGAGTGCTGGTGAGCGCCGCGGTGCTCGTGGGTGCGGTGCTGACCCTCCTCAGTTGCGCGATGGGGCTGACAAGCTACTTGGTGGACGCCCAGATTCCGGATCGCCTCCTGGGGTTCGTGAAAACCCACATCGAGTCGCCGCTGGTCTTCCTGCTCGCCCTCAATCTCCTGCTCCTCGTTCTTGGCAGCGTGCTCGAGATCTTCTCTGCGATCATCGTCCTGACGCCGTTGATCGTTCCTCTCGGAGTGGCGTTCGGGATCCATCCGGTCCACCTGGGCGTCATCTTCCTGGCCAACCTCGAGCTGGGATTCCTCTTCCCCCCGGTCGGCCTCAACCTGTTCCTCTCGTCGTCGCGCTTCGGAAAGCCCATGGTCGAGCTGTACCGGGACGTTCTTCCGCTGCTGGTCATTCTCGGCATCGGAGTGCTTCTCATCACCTATGCGCCCGTGCTCTCCCTGGGCATACCGCGTCTTTTGGGCTTCTTTTGA
- the dctP gene encoding TRAP transporter substrate-binding protein DctP: MKRCNDSTGRRLLVAVLLVLASAHLSWAADEIVIKMATLAPQGSEWHQVLQEMGAAWQKASHGKVAFRLYPGGVAGDDTDVVRKMRLGTLNAGLLTISGLSDIDRGALVVDVPLAYADYDEMDCVLEQMSPQIEKRIEAKGFVLLGWSDAGWVHFFTKSPVRTPDDMKKQKMFIWAGDDQYIELWKKAGFNPVPLPSTEISTALQTGLVNAVTSNAQGVVLLQWYKQVNYMSDLKWALFLGGIVVSKPTWEKIPAEMRPLLKDAAVKACKRLREFSRRSEPRDIEVLQKHGVQVVHVDGAALAEWRKLIEGTLQQVRGSYVPAEPLDAALKFRDQCRRRSGKVN, from the coding sequence ATGAAACGATGCAATGACTCGACGGGCAGGCGGCTCCTTGTCGCGGTCCTGCTCGTTCTGGCCTCGGCGCACCTCTCATGGGCCGCCGACGAGATCGTTATCAAGATGGCGACACTGGCACCCCAGGGCTCGGAGTGGCACCAGGTGCTGCAGGAAATGGGCGCGGCGTGGCAAAAGGCGTCCCACGGCAAGGTGGCGTTCCGCCTCTACCCGGGGGGAGTGGCGGGTGACGATACCGACGTCGTTCGCAAAATGAGGCTGGGAACGCTCAACGCCGGGCTCCTGACCATCTCCGGGCTCTCCGACATCGACCGGGGCGCGTTGGTGGTCGATGTGCCCCTGGCCTACGCCGACTATGACGAAATGGACTGTGTCCTCGAGCAGATGAGCCCGCAGATCGAAAAGAGGATCGAGGCGAAGGGGTTCGTCCTGCTCGGTTGGTCCGATGCGGGATGGGTGCATTTCTTCACCAAATCCCCGGTCAGGACTCCGGATGATATGAAAAAACAGAAAATGTTCATATGGGCCGGTGACGACCAGTACATCGAGCTATGGAAGAAGGCCGGCTTCAACCCGGTGCCGCTGCCTTCGACGGAGATTTCCACCGCTCTGCAAACCGGGCTGGTCAATGCCGTCACGTCCAATGCGCAGGGCGTGGTCCTGCTCCAGTGGTACAAGCAGGTCAACTACATGAGTGACCTGAAGTGGGCGTTGTTCCTGGGCGGCATCGTGGTCAGCAAGCCGACGTGGGAGAAGATTCCGGCCGAGATGCGCCCGCTGCTCAAGGATGCCGCGGTCAAAGCATGCAAACGTCTGCGGGAATTCTCGCGCCGATCGGAGCCCAGGGACATTGAGGTTCTGCAAAAGCACGGCGTCCAGGTGGTCCATGTGGACGGTGCCGCGCTTGCCGAGTGGCGCAAGCTCATTGAAGGGACCCTGCAGCAGGTGAGGGGATCGTATGTCCCGGCCGAACCCCTGGATGCCGCCCTCAAGTTTCGGGATCAGTGCCGCCGACGGTCCGGCAAGGTCAATTGA
- a CDS encoding TRAP transporter TatT component family protein yields MVFLLGVLLLQGCASVERLAVNRLGDALAQGASVYATDDDPDLVGQALPFGLKTIEGLLAESPRHKGLLLAAASGFTQYAYAFVQTEADFAEDADLARAIALRQRAGRLYRRALGYGLRGLEEVHPGFLQALRADPDAALAGFRKADVPQLYWTAAAWGSAIALDKTDTELGADLPLVEALMRRALKLDEGFGRGAIRDFFIVYEGGRPASAGGSIERAREHFSRSLVLSGGRRAAPLVSFAETVDVGLQDRADFERLLHQALAIDANAEPEERLANVIAQRRARWLLSRMDRLFVE; encoded by the coding sequence ATGGTTTTTCTGCTGGGGGTTCTCTTGTTGCAGGGTTGTGCCTCCGTGGAGCGGCTCGCCGTTAACCGGCTGGGTGATGCGCTGGCACAGGGAGCCTCGGTGTATGCGACCGACGACGATCCGGACCTCGTCGGCCAGGCGCTGCCTTTCGGCCTCAAGACGATCGAGGGCCTTCTCGCGGAATCTCCGCGTCACAAGGGGTTGCTCCTTGCCGCGGCCAGTGGATTCACGCAGTACGCGTACGCCTTCGTGCAGACGGAGGCGGACTTTGCCGAGGACGCGGATCTGGCGCGCGCCATCGCACTGCGTCAGCGCGCGGGCCGCTTGTATCGCCGGGCGTTGGGATATGGGCTGCGCGGCCTCGAGGAAGTCCATCCAGGCTTCCTTCAGGCGCTGCGCGCCGACCCGGATGCGGCGCTGGCCGGGTTCCGCAAGGCGGATGTACCGCAACTCTACTGGACGGCCGCGGCCTGGGGATCGGCGATTGCCCTGGACAAGACCGATACTGAACTGGGGGCCGACCTGCCCCTGGTCGAAGCACTGATGCGCCGCGCCCTGAAACTCGACGAAGGGTTCGGCCGGGGTGCGATACGGGATTTCTTCATCGTTTACGAGGGAGGGAGACCCGCCTCGGCGGGTGGGTCCATCGAGCGGGCCCGCGAGCACTTTTCCCGCTCACTCGTGTTGTCCGGCGGCCGCCGGGCGGCCCCCCTGGTATCTTTTGCCGAGACGGTCGACGTCGGCCTCCAGGACCGGGCCGATTTCGAAAGGCTGCTGCACCAGGCGCTGGCGATCGATGCCAACGCCGAGCCTGAGGAACGGCTGGCGAATGTGATTGCCCAAAGGCGGGCGCGTTGGCTTCTTTCCCGCATGGACCGGCTGTTTGTGGAGTAG
- a CDS encoding sensor histidine kinase, giving the protein MALNSNKTRIALISLVVLAITVAHSFGIRSRGGYLHHLYHACFFLPLMLAGFWFGLKGALATSLSITLLNLPEVITHFEKFSPIEFDYMLQMGIYNVVAVCLGMLRDRERREQKRALEAGRLAAIGKAISCVAHDMKTPLIAIGGFGQLLMKHFETGDPRLEKLEIIVKETRRLEMMVREMLDFSRPLELHRSEEDMCLLVRESLEVVNEAATAKRVIVFSTPANPPRISVDPLRIKQVLINLMINAVEASPEGEIVTVATYKQGRNLVIDVSDKGDGIPDGKAEEIFSPFYTTKKDGTGLGLTIARKIVEAHEGRLELLQNSGKGLIVRVILPIGRRS; this is encoded by the coding sequence ATGGCGCTGAACAGCAACAAAACGAGAATCGCCCTCATCTCTCTCGTGGTGCTGGCCATCACGGTCGCTCACAGTTTTGGCATCCGCTCCCGGGGCGGTTACCTACATCATCTTTACCATGCTTGCTTCTTCCTGCCGTTGATGCTCGCGGGGTTCTGGTTCGGGCTCAAGGGTGCCCTGGCGACGTCATTGAGCATCACCCTGCTCAACCTTCCCGAGGTGATAACCCATTTCGAAAAGTTCTCGCCGATCGAGTTTGATTACATGCTGCAGATGGGCATTTACAACGTGGTGGCGGTGTGCCTGGGTATGCTCAGGGATCGGGAGCGCCGGGAACAGAAACGGGCATTGGAGGCCGGGAGGCTTGCCGCCATCGGGAAAGCCATATCCTGTGTCGCGCATGACATGAAGACCCCGCTCATTGCCATCGGCGGTTTCGGCCAACTGCTCATGAAACACTTCGAGACGGGCGATCCGCGCCTTGAAAAACTGGAGATCATCGTCAAGGAAACCCGGCGCCTGGAAATGATGGTGAGAGAAATGCTGGATTTTTCCCGTCCTCTCGAGCTCCACCGGTCGGAGGAAGACATGTGCCTGCTGGTCCGGGAGAGCCTCGAGGTGGTCAACGAGGCGGCGACGGCAAAGCGGGTGATCGTTTTCAGCACGCCGGCGAATCCTCCCCGGATTTCGGTCGACCCGTTGCGTATCAAACAGGTTCTCATCAACCTGATGATCAATGCGGTTGAAGCGTCGCCCGAAGGGGAAATCGTCACCGTGGCGACCTACAAGCAGGGGAGAAACCTCGTGATCGACGTCAGCGACAAGGGGGACGGGATCCCGGATGGGAAGGCAGAGGAGATTTTTTCCCCTTTCTATACGACCAAGAAGGATGGAACCGGTCTCGGCCTCACCATTGCCAGGAAGATCGTCGAAGCCCACGAGGGTCGCCTGGAGCTTCTGCAGAACTCTGGGAAAGGCCTGATCGTCAGGGTTATCCTGCCCATCGGGCGAAGATCCTAG